From Camelina sativa cultivar DH55 chromosome 5, Cs, whole genome shotgun sequence:
ATCCGGTCCATCGAGACCTTGTTCTCAACGTCGAACTCGTGTTTCTTTGTAGTTCCGTAGTTCCAAATGTACATAACCGCCATGAATGTTAAGGAGAGAAGAATAGGTATCCAACCACCTTCAGGTATTTTGTAGACGCATGCCGAGAAGTAGAGAAGCTCAATGGAACCGAAGAAGGCCAAGAAAGCAAGAACTGTAATGACTCTTTGCTTCCATACAATAGTCATCACTAAAGTCATCAAACATGTAGTCACAAGCATCACAGAGGTCACAGCAAGTCCTGCAGACACAAAAGTGATTAGAAACTGGACTATTAACTTTAGAAGTTTAAGTTAATGATCATGGTCTTTACCATATGCGTGACCCATCATGTTAGTGTCTCTTAACCCGATTGTGACAGCCAAGCAAAGGCACATAAGCATCCAGTTAACTTCAGGGATATATATTTGTCCATGTATTTTGCTTGAAGTGTGAATGATCTTGACACGAGGAAAGCAATCAAGCGCACAGCATTGACTTATGATCGAAAACGTTGCTGATATAACAGCTTGGCTTCCAACTACTGCTGCAAATGTAGCCACTATGAACACTGGCCAGAACACAGGCTCTACAAAACAAACTTATCTGAGTTAAAGATCCCATTCAAAGTCTAAAATTGATCTCATACTATACGGTTTAACAATTTTACCAGGTATCGCTTTGTAGAAGCTTTGCTGAATATCTTCATGATGCTTAGAGAGAAACGCAGCCTCTCCCATGTATGCAAGAATCAAACATGGGTATACAAAGAACGAGAAAGCCACCTATATTTCCATTTTAGGCAGCATTTGAGTTAACTAACAGAGGAATCTTTTCTTATCATATATTGTAAAGTTCAAGGTCTTACCTTTATGGACAGAGAAGAGAAGTGACCTAAGTCAGCAAACATAGTCTCAACACCTAAGGGAAGAGAATAAAAGACAATATAAGAATAAAGAGACATATAACTTTGataaatgttattaacatataatttttatgtacCAGTGATTGAAAGAACAACTCCTCCAAGTGAAACCCATCCTTCTACACCGGTGCTTCTAAGGAACTTATACATGTAAACAGGCGAAAGCGCAGAGACTATACGCGGGTTCCATTTTATAGTGTTGTAAACTCCAATACAGCTGATGGAGAGAAGCCAAGCAGTGGAAATAGGAGCGAAGATGAAGGCTACTCTATGCGTACCATAACGCTGGACTGAGAATATCGCCACCAAGATGATACAAGCGATGATGACAACATAATCTGgaacaagagaaacaaaactagaCATTTAGCCattaatttagtatatattgTCAAGGTAAGCAAGCAGATTCAGACATACTCTCGTGAAGGTTAGGAATCTTGAGCTTGACTCCAGAAACAGCTGAAAGAactgcaagaaaaaaaacaaaaatgttagaAAGCAGTATTGATCTGTCTTTGAGGTAGTTCTTTAGATATGCACCTGAGATTGTTGGAGTGAGGACACTATCACCAATGGCCATACATGTCCCTAAAAGCACAAAGATCAGCAAAAACTTTTGAGACTTGGGATGTTTCTCAAAGAATGATTTAACCGCTGCGCTCTGTCGAGTCACTCCAGGGCTTCCCGTTGCATATGTTGATAGTTTCTCATCCATTTCTTGATGATTTGGTAATATACTTAACTTAGCATATCTGCAAAGAAGCGAGTACAACGCAAATGTCCCACCTTCAAAACAAACGCGATTGAATCAATAttctaaaacatatatagaaatttcATAAAACAAAGGGTTAAAACTTTTACATACCTTCTCCATTGTCATCTGCTGATAGAACGATGAAAACGTATTTGAAGAGAGCAATGAGTGTGAATGTCcagaagatgaaagagaagaCTCCAAAGATCTCTTCATCGTTTTCATGGAGGCTTAGTTTCCCAGAGAAAGTGGTTTTGTAAACATAGAGAGGCGATGTACTAAGATCTCCATAGATCACTCCAAGGCTCTGGTAAGCCAAAGTGAGAACATTGGCACAAGACACAGTCTTCAAATGCTGAAACATTACAACAATAGATTTATTATGTATACAGAAGATAACTTAATTGAGCCTTCAACCCAAAACCCCCCATTAAGTATGACCTAAATTTAACCtaattacccaaaaaaaaaaaaaaaaaacttttaaccCTTTAAGTGTGTTCTGTTTCAATAGGTGTCAACTAGAAAACCAAAAcagtccaataaaaaaaatttggacttTTTCTTATCCAACTCATTTTATTTCCTTATAAATACagacttttaaatataaaatcaaatctcctaTCAAGTTACAATTTACACTAATAATTAGAAGTCTCTCAATTTTAACAAGTTATCTAATTTCACCAAACATGAAAAGCGTTCACGTCTGTTTTTGTTTCCGGTAAATTGAAAAGTTCAATATGGTTTTTAAGCAGGACCTACCAGTCCTAATTGCgtaaacaatccaaaattcataaaaatgaagcaaacaaaataaaaaacagagcaaatatttaaaaatatttttttttttttaaaacccttaaGCTTCCGATAGGAAAATTCAATTTCGACCACATAAATTCTCTGATTAAATCGCATTGTTatcaaaaatcataaacccataagaaaaaaacttgtctttaagtaaaaaaaacagagtagagAGACAGAAcatgaaaaacagaggaaactttTGGGAAGTGAAAAATAATAACTGACCTGTTGAGAAAGACCCTGTTCGACTAGAGATGGTGATTGGGTCATGGCCTCcttgtaaacaaaacaaaacaaaaactgctATGTTCAGTTTAGTTtctgtgtgtgagagagagagagagagagagagagagagagagattggattggattgaaagaaacagagagaatataataatgtgaagagagagagagaagttgggaagtaggagaagaaaagaaagagaagcagagagagagagagggaagtgaggaaagagagaatggtgcaaagaagaaactttgcAGGTTTCTCATTTATTGctttgttctttctccttttttttcgattttaagtttcactttatttttttatattttttttaactattgagaaaaatatttgatatagtTATGTTCttgaaagtaaaataaatgcTTGAGAGAAACAAATAACTATGTTTTACAGtttaattttaacaatttttctgagagttctttttttttgttgataaagtaaaaaaatgattatttattttatatatctagATGTGATGATAattgttcttttaaaattacaaaaactaaacAGTAAGAACAGattaataaacataacaaaaaaatggtgTTTATGTATAATTGACATGTTTTgtattgttctgtttcattaCTCTTGtagttgacaacaaaaaaagaaaagaaaagtatgtACAGCATACTTAAGTTGAATAGTAAATTTTTCTTGAAtgatatagatatagatatagtataCTATAACTGCATCACCTACCTATGTAACAAGACAACTAATCATGGGCtgtaatatttgttatttagcactatttaatcttcttcttttgtgggTAAATTAATTTAGcactatttatttatgattagcAGCAGTACTGTTTAAACGTGATAGTACTTTATCCACAAAAATGGGCTATTTTATGCAAATTTACAAAGCATAGATAGAGGTCTAGTAttagaatatgatttgtgttcaTTGCATTGGTTGAGTGGTTTTAATTAGACACAAAGTAAAATATCGAAATGGTGAACAAAATATTGGGAAGAGTTTTTAAGTCAGCTAGCGTAAATGATGAATATTTTAAGTGAAGAAGCAAGCATACGATATTAAATTGCGATTCTATATCAGTCAAGAATTGGGTAAGAAACAAAGGTCAGTAGTACTCAGTACCCTTACTTCTACGGAAGACTAATTACAAGAACCATTAATTTTAAGTATCTCATATGAAAATAGAGATAAGTTCCTAAAATAttgttacataaaaatattgttacttttatgttaattttatgtCGTCGACATAAAATTTACTCTCTGTTTCATAAAAGATATTAggttagagatttttttttgtttcacaaaaagtgtcattttacattttcaataagtgttttaatgctaaattttattttttactcttaaacccaaaactatttttattgaatttagaTCATTAACCACTTATTAAATAGGGACAAACATGTATAATTTaagcttttcttaatttgtatgaaATGTATCAAAATGACAatatttgtgaaacagagggagtatctAATTATATTAGTCATacgaattttaattttatctaattttaaCGTAAACTATAATTTAATAGAGTCTATATTGCTTTTTATAATCTCTAACTCGGTTTCAGaataatttttagtttgttttatttttatttttattaataaaaaaaaaaaattaatatttcagTTAGTTTGGTGCATCATGTTTTCGGTTTTTGTTGGATTAATCAATTTTAAGTGAAATTGTAaatgaaatttaagaaaattctttaaaattagtaatttgagaaacttctttaaaattagtaatttgaGACActtctttaaaaattaatgttgaagttttactttaattttaaacaaggttaattatggtttaaatttacaagttttttggATTCCTCTATTTGCTAAGttttattttggtgaaaattagTTTGATCtatgaaaacaaaatagttaATATTTTTATGGTTTGGTACTTTGATTGATCGCATCGttgtctttatatttttttaggtcATTACTCATTAGTTCTCTGGTATTATGAAAtttgacaagaaaataaaattagcttTGTATAATTTTACTGAAAGATCTTTGATCCAAAAGAATATATTACCTAAAGATCTATTAGCGAATCTAAGAAAAGATGTTTAAGCTTTACAAATTCtcaccagaaaaaaaattacagtacTCTTTCTAGaaattaaattgatataaaCTTTGAAATATGTATCAATATCACTATATCAGATACTGAAtctattttaattgataaagaaAACTATTTATGCTCTCTTACTGAAATAGTTTTAAACTATTATACGAGGATAAAATCGATTTGAATAGTCAAATAAATGAGAAGAAGGAAAGCGATAGATTTCGATTACGGTCCAACTCTCTTTTTtatgtttagggataacttaTCTATCACTTCACCTACCATTCTTTAATCAAACTAATAGTTTATCATGCATGATCTgattattgattatattttgcATAACTACTACATGCgaaaattagtttaaatgaTATTTAAGAGCTCTTATATAAGTAAGCATTTATAACGATATAAAAtgtattttctgtttttattttattttaatattacaagTTAAAGAGTATATGGTAAATTGAGacgttataaaaaaaaatagaatatgtGAATATGTTAAATTGGTATTGATGTTGTGTAGCTTTACTAAGCTACTTTACTCTTTGCTTTTACCGTAATGGCATCGATGCCTCGAGATACATCCATTTTGGTGCAGCAAAACCTTGGGACCATTATGATAAGAACTAAAccaatgaatatttttttcttcttctttataatttCACTGAagttacaatattaattaaagatATCTTTATCAGTACTTTAATGGTAACACCAATAATTCTATATCTTTCGGGTTCCTCATCCAGCTGACAGTAATGTCTGAATCAGAAATACATCATTtagtagtattttaaattttgcatAGACAAGTCAAGATATTATCGGCAGCTTCCATTATTTGCATAACGCACGTCCTCAAAAAAATTACTCCTACATCTATACTAAAGGAAAGCATTTTTAACAAAGAGACATAGGATTAGAGATTATTACAATAAAATGTCACTCAAATTAAAATAAGGATATGTAATTCTTGAagccaaacagattgatattaATTGGAACCAAACAGATTGATAGTCCTTAGTTGTGTAATagccaaacaaaaattaaatgatgTTAATACATATAAATCGGGTGTAATTAAATCATACTATAAAAAATAGAATGATTTATTAGATTAggaaaaacagaataaaatcaGCATCCCTAAAAATTACAAACTACCTTAattaatatctaaataattaaattcaaatcATTAGTCTTCAAATCTTGAATAAGGAAATAATCCAAACGTGATTAATATCTTTCTTAGCCgaaaataatatagttatataaaaaacacaacataaggaaattataataaattcaaaatctcatatatttaatatctaCTATAACTACAAGATCACAATactaaatatattctttttatcaTCGATAATTCAAATTGCAACATTTAAGATATGTGAAATTCATGTATTCTTTCCAAATCAGTATAATTTGCAAACTAATAACAAGGTAATATTACCAAATTATGAGAAAACCTGtgtttttcaaacaaattttcatatttatattaataatatattttagataatacTCATAATCTTAGGAGAATTCATTAGTGAAACTAAATGTTAAGTAATAACAagattgtaaaaatatttattcttatcaaaactaaaaaaaatatctatgaatcggccaaatttttttttgtataaatattggAGTAATCAtcttcaattcaaaaaaaaactctcaaatctcttttacTCCCAAACAGAAACTTATTTTCAAAGGAAAGAGAACTTTGATTTACTACAAAATATCAAatcgaaaaaataaaacaggatgttctttattttgtttctttgttaaaacattttttttccagtttaatctctcttttagtatataattgTCTGTTCTT
This genomic window contains:
- the LOC104786666 gene encoding potassium transporter 1-like gives rise to the protein MTQSPSLVEQGLSQQHLKTVSCANVLTLAYQSLGVIYGDLSTSPLYVYKTTFSGKLSLHENDEEIFGVFSFIFWTFTLIALFKYVFIVLSADDNGEGGTFALYSLLCRYAKLSILPNHQEMDEKLSTYATGSPGVTRQSAAVKSFFEKHPKSQKFLLIFVLLGTCMAIGDSVLTPTISVLSAVSGVKLKIPNLHENYVVIIACIILVAIFSVQRYGTHRVAFIFAPISTAWLLSISCIGVYNTIKWNPRIVSALSPVYMYKFLRSTGVEGWVSLGGVVLSITGVETMFADLGHFSSLSIKVAFSFFVYPCLILAYMGEAAFLSKHHEDIQQSFYKAIPEPVFWPVFIVATFAAVVGSQAVISATFSIISQCCALDCFPRVKIIHTSSKIHGQIYIPEVNWMLMCLCLAVTIGLRDTNMMGHAYGLAVTSVMLVTTCLMTLVMTIVWKQRVITVLAFLAFFGSIELLYFSACVYKIPEGGWIPILLSLTFMAVMYIWNYGTTKKHEFDVENKVSMDRIVSLGPSIGMVRVPGIGLVYTNLVTGVPAVFGHFVTNLPAFHKILVFVCVKSVQVPYIGEEERFVISRVGPKEYGMFRSVVRYGYRDVPREMYDFESRLVSALIEFVETETEEEEEVLNARRKKEECMEIMEAKEAGVAYILGHSYAKAKQSSSLLKKLAVNVVFAFMSTNCRGTDVVLNVPHTSLLEVGMVYYV